The genomic window GTTCGGCGACTGGCGGTGCGGTCCGCGTCGAGGGCGACGACTGCCGCTCGCTCGAGGCACCGGACCTGCCGATCGTGATCGGATTCGACGGCGGTGCAGGGGACACCGGGCAGCTGGTCGCAGGCGTCCGCGCCCTGCGAGAGGAGTACGATTTCGCGGCCGACACGGTCGAAGCGATCGGGGACGTGGTCCGGAACGGCGAGGACGCGCTCGCCGACGGCGACGTCGAGGAGATCGGGCGGCTGATGGACTTCAATCACGGCCTCCTCTCCGCGCTGGGGGTCTCATCGCGGTCGCTCGATACGATGGTCTGGGCGGCCCGCGACGCGGGCGCCCACGGCGCGAAGCTCACCGGAGCCGGCGGCGGCGGTTGTATGGTCGCGCTCGACCCCACCGAAGAGACGGAAACCGCCCTCTCGTTTACGCCGGGCTGTGAGGACGCCTTCCGCGCTGAACTCGCCGAAACAGGGGTGAAGCGCCTCGAATGATCGTCCTGAAACTCGGCGGCAGCGTCATCACCGAAAAGGGCCGCCCGGAGACCCTCGACAGCGCAGCCCTCGAGCGAGCGGCCGACGCGGTCGCCGCGGCGATAGACGCCGGCCTCGAGGACCTCGTGATCGTCCACGGCGGCGGGAGCTTCGGCCACCACAACGCCAGCGAGCACGGCGTTAGCACGACTGACGGAACCCACGATGCGAGCGCGGCCCTCGACATCCACGGCGCGATGAAGACGTTGAACCAGTTCGTCTTGGGCCGCCTGCTCGAGCGCGACGTGGACGCGGTGCCGGTCCATCCGTTCTCGGCGGCCCACCGCGACCGGGCGGGGGACCTCGACCTCCCGACGGGGCAGGTCGAAACGATGCTCGGCGAGGGGTTCGTCCCGGTCCTCCACGGCGACGTGATCGCCCACGCCGGCGCGGGCGCGACGGTGATCAGCGGCGACGAACTGGTCGCGGCCCTCGCTCGCGACCTCGGGGCCGACCGGGTCGGCCTCTGCTCGACCGTTCCCGGCGTGTTGGACGGCGACGACGCGGTTATCGGCCGGATCGGCGACTTCGAGACCGTCGCCGACGTCCTCGGGGCCAGCGACGCGACGGACGTGACCGGCGGGATGGCCGGCAAGGTGCGGACGCTGCTCGAGCTCGAGGCCGCGGCGTCGATCTTCGGGCTCGAGGCGCTCGCCTCGTTCCTCGAGGGCGAGAATCCGGGGACGACGATCGACTGAGCTCGTCGCGGTCGTTTGCTCTCTCTTTTGGTGGATCGTGATGAGAACTAGCGGCGTTCGAAACGCGACGACGGCTCAGCGGGTCCAGAACCCGCCCGTGAACATGACGAGGACCGGGATGATCTCGAGGCGGCCGATCCACATCAGGAAGATCATCAGGAGCTTCGAGGGGATCGGGAAGTCCAGATAACTGCCGAACGGACCGAGGAACCCGAATCCGGGGCCGATGTTCCCGATCGTCGCGAGACTCGCGCTGAACGCCTCGAGCGGCGTTATGTTGTCGATGGCGGCGACGCGGCTGGCGTCGAGGGCGATGAGCAGCGTCGCGATCGCGAAGATGAGGAGGTACATGAAGGTAAAGCCGAGCACGCCTCGGATGGCGTCCTCGTCGACGACGTTGCCGGCGAGCCGAATCGGGCGGACGACCTCGGGATGGGAGGCGGTAAACAGCTCCCGGCGGAGCACCTTGAAGACGATCAGCCACCGGACGACCTTGACGCCGCCGCCGGTCGAGCCGGCACAGCCGCCGACGAGCATGGCAAAGAGGAGGACGATCTTGCCCGTCGAACTCCAGTCGACGAAGTCGCTCGTCGCGTAGCCGGTCGAGGTCAGCAGCGACGCGATCTGGAAGGCGCTCTGTCGCAGCGAGTTCTCGAGGACCCCATCGGTCACGCCGCCGAGGTCGCCGAGCGCCGGCGCGGCACCGGTATAGAGGATTCCTGCGAGGAGAACGGTCAGCGCACCGATCGCGCCGATATAGGCGCGAAACTCCGAGTTGCGGACGAAGCGGTGACCTTCCCCGCTGAAGACGTGCCAGAACAGGGCGAAGTTCGTCCCCGCGATGATCATGAACGGGATCGCGGTCCACTGCACGATCGCGGAGAACGCCGCGACGCTGTCGGCCTCCGGTGAGAACCCGCCCGTCGGGAGCGTCGTAAAGCCGTGGGCGACGGCGTTGTAGAGGTTCATTTCGGGTGCCATCCCCGCCAGGTGGAGCCCGTAGAGAATGGCCATGTAAACGATGGTAAAGGCGAAGTAGACGAGCCAGAGGATCCGCGCGGTTTCGGCGATTCGCGGCGTGAGCTTCTGTAGCTCCGGCCCCGGCGCTTCCGACTCGACGAGCTGTGCGCCGCTGACGGCGATCTCCGGCAGGATCGCGACCATCAATACGATGATCCCCATCCCGCCGAGCCACTGGGTGAGCTGTCGCCACATCATCACGGCGTGGGAGTGGCGCTCGAGCGAGATCTCGCCGAGCACCGTCGCCCCGGTCGTCGTGAACCCGGACATCGACTCGAACAGGGCGTTGACGGGATGGGCGAGCGTCGATTCGGTCCCCCAGCCCGCGAGCACGTAGGGCACCGCGCCGACGATCGCGACGGCCAGCCACGAAATCGCCACGAACAACATCGCCTCGCGGACCTGCAGGTCCGGCCCGGGGCTGAGTCGCTCGAGGCCGTAGCCGACCGCGATCGTCAGCGCGATCGTCGCGACGAACGGGAACACGGGCTCGCCGTAGATGAGCGCCACGACGAGCGGAATCACCAGCGGGACGGAGAGATACTTGAGGACGGTTCCGACGAGCGCCAGACTGGCGCGCCAATCAGTACGGAGCCGCATGGAACACCCCTATTTCGCAGTCACGTCTGGACACGATATCTAACGGCATTTCGATTCGGTCCTATTAATCCATCGTAAGCACCCGCCACCGCGACGGTCGTCGACCCCGGGTTACCGCGACTCGCGGCGTCGATCCGACCAATTCGGCGGGGAGATCCTGTCTGCGATCTGTGACGAGGAGCTATATACGAACGGCGCGTATATTCACGCATGAGCGTTCGATTACCAAGCGTTCGTCACCCCCACTCGTTTTACGACGTGTTCAGCGTCGTCGCCGCGGCGGTGGCGATCACGGCCCTCGTCCTCGCGGTGCGATACGGGTCCGTCATCCGACTCGAGATGGTCGTCTTCATGGCGGTCGTCTTCCTGTGGGTCGGCTGGGCGATCGAACGGATTCTGTCCGAATCCGAAGCGCGGTCGAAGCGGCGACGGCAGACGCCGCCGTGGAAGTGACCTCGGGGTCGGCCCGTCGATAGCGGCCTACGCGGTACCGGGACGGAGACGGCTCGGCCGATTCGGGCTCGAGATCGCGGATCCCTTCGAGGTCAGTAAAGCGATATATTTTCAACGGACACGCAAGAAGACGGATATAATGTATATCGTCATCGTTGGTGCGGGCGATATCGGGATGCCGCTCATCGATATCGCGACCCGGTCGGGCAACGAGGTCGTCGTCATCGAGAACGACCCCGAACGCGCGGATCGCGTCGCCAGCGAGTACGACTGTCTGGTCCTGAACGACGATGCAACGGCCCACGACGCGCTTTTAGACGCTGGAATCGAGAAAGCGGACGCCCTGATCAGCACGACCGACCGCGACCCGACAAACATCATGGTTTGCCTGCTCGGGCAGGAACACGAGGTCCCCACGATCGTCTCGGTCGTTCACGATCCCGAGCACATGAACGTGTTCCGCCAGATCGGCGTCAACACGATGGAAAACCCCCAAGAGCTCATCGCCGAATACCTCTACCGAGCGGTCGCTCGCCCGGCGATCGTCGACTACATGCAGATCGGCGAACAGGCGGAGGTGTTCGAGATCCGGGTCACCGAAAACGCGCCGATCGCCGGCAAGACGCTCATCGAGGCGGCGGACGAGGATCTCCTCTCCGAGGACGTCCTGATCGTCGCGATCGAACGCGACGGACAGGACCAACCGATCACGCCGCGCGGAGAAACGACGGTCCAGGCCGGCGACTTGCTCACCGTCTACTCGGCGTTCGGTGCCGATCCCGAACTCACCGACGTGTTCGGCCACCCCGAAGACCGATTACGATGATGACGGACACGAGCGCGCGGGAGTACCGTCCCGATCGACCGCGACGGACGGCCTCGAGCGAACGGTCGCCGACTCGAGTACGTGATCGTCAGCGCAGTATAGACGCAAGTTCGGCGGGTGCAAGGGGAGAGACATGAACGAGGCGGTGGAAACGATCGGCCGGGACTTGGGGCGCATGTTTCAGGCGCTCGCGGGTCTCCTGTTCGTCTCGATCCTCATTCCGATCGTCTGGGGCGAGTACTACGCGATTCCGGCGTTGCTCGTCTCCGGGTTGATTCCGTTCGCGATCGGCTACGCCCTGAGTTCGCGGTTCCGGAAGGCGACCAAGCCCGGCAAGCTTCACGGGATGATCATCGCCGCGTTGGGATGGTTCTGCGTCGCAATCTTTGGCTCACTTCCGTTCGTCCTCATCGCGTGGACGGTCGAGTTCGCGCCGCCGATCCTCGGCGAGCCCTCGCAGACGTCGACGCTAGCGGCATTTACGAACCCCCTCAACGCGCTGTTCGAGAGCATGAGCGGCTTTACGGGCACCGGACTGACGATGACCGACAACGAGGAGGTCCTGCCCCGCACGCTGCAGTGGTGGCGCTCGTTCATCGAGTGGGTCGGTGGCGTCGGCGTGATCGTCCTGACGACGGCGATCCTCGCTCGTCCCGGGAGCGGCTCTCTCACCCTCTACGAGAGCGAAGCCCGCTCGGAGCGTATCCATCCGAGCATCGTCTCGACCGTGCAGACGATCTGGTGGATCTTCATCCTCTTTACGTTCGTCTCGATCCTGCTGCTCTGGGTCGTCGGGATGCCGATCTGGGGCGCGATCAACCACGGCATGACCGGCCTCGCGACCGGCGGCTTCTCGATCACCGACAACTCGATCGCTACCTACGACAGCGCCGCCATCGACTTCGCGCTGCTGCCGATCATGCTGCTCGGCAGCATCGCGTTCCCGGTCCACTACCTCATCCTGCGGGGCGACCTGCGGAACCTCTACGCCGACCTTCAGACCCGCTGGGTGTTCATCTACATGGGGATCGGAACGGCCCTGCTCACCGCGTTAGTGTACGTCGGCGACACGTACGACTCCCTGTTTACGGCGTTCCGGTACGGCTCGTTCCAGTTCATCTCGGCGGCGACCTGTGCCGGCTTCCAGACCGCCGTCGACGCGACCAACGTGGCGCTCGGACGCTGGCCGACCCAAGCCCAGCTCACCGTCTCCTTCGGGATGCTCATCGGGGGCGCGGCCGGGTCGACGGTCGGCGGGATCAAGCTGATCCGGGCGCTCACGCTGCTGAAGGGCATCCGATTCCGTATCTCGGACGTCTTCTATCCGGAGACGGCCGTTCGCCGACTGCGGATCAACGGCCGCCGCCTCAACGAACAGGAGATGCGCCAGGAGTTCGAGGAAGCGGCGATCATCACCGCGCTCTGGTTGATCTTCCTCGGAATCGGCACGTTCGTGCTTCTGCTGTTGCTCCCGCAGGGCGAGTACACGCTCGAGAACGTGCTCTTCGAAGTCGCGAGCGCACAGGGGAACGTCGGCCTCTCCGCGGGGATCACCGGCCCCGAATCGCTGCCGACGCTCGGCAAGATCATGTTCCTCTTTAACATGTGGATCGGCCGCCTCGAGATCATTCCCGTCTTGGTGCTGCTACGAGCCGGCTTCCGCCGCGGAGGGCTCTACTAATGCGGATTAACGAGTTGCCGATCGTCGGCGAGCTCCTCGAGTCGGGAGCCGAAGACCGGATCTTCGATTCGCTCCTGCTCGTCGGCCCGCTCCTGATACTCGTGATCGCGCTCGTCGGTCGGTCGGTCGTGACGACGGGGCTCGCCGCCGCCTACGTCGTGTTCTTCGTCGCGTACGTTCTCTACCGCGGCATTCGCCACTGAATCGGCGAGGCCGCGACGGGAAGTGTGATCGAGATCAGGGTCAGGACTCGAGCGGTCGCGATCTCGAGTCGCGAATACTGGCCGAAACCAGATCCGTCTACCAGCTATCCGGCGGTGATCGACTGCGCATATCGAGAGTAGACGAAGACAGGAGTCCTAAATCAGTTCGACGACCTCGTCGAGTGCCGCCGCGTCGACGAAGACGATGACGTGGTCGCCGGGCTGGACGACCGTCGATCCGCGCGGCGTGATGTGTTCGCCGCCCCGGGAGATCGCACCGATGACGACGCCGTCGGGGAGGTCGTTCGTCGCGGCGGCGATGTTCCGGCCGACGAGGACGCTCTCTTCCCCGATCTCGATCTCGATGACCTCCGCGAGGTCGTGCTCGAGCATCGCGACCTTCTCGGTGTTATCGGTCCGGGTAAAGCGGACGATCTCCTCGGCGGTCTCCTCGCGGGGATTGATCGCGACGTCGATGCCGACCGTCTCGAAGAGGTCGGCGTACTCGGGATTCTCGATGATAGCGACGGTCCGATCGACGCCGAGCCGGTCGGCGAGCAGGGAGACGAGTAGGTTCTTCTCGTCGCTGTCGAGGGCGGCGATCACGACGTCGGCCTCGCCGACGTGTTCGCGGGCGAGGAACTCGGAGTTGGTCGCGTCGCTCTCCATGACCATCGTATTCGGGAGCGCTTCGGCGACCTCGCGGGCCCGTTCGGGATCCCGTTCGATCAGCCGCGGACGGAACCCGTGGTCCTCGAACTCGCGGGCGGTCTGGAAACCGACCTCGCTGGCACCGACGATGACGACCTCCTCGGCCTCGTCCGGCGTTCGGGCGACCTCGTCGGCGAACTCGTTGATCGACTCCGGACTGCCGATGACGACGACCCGGTCCCCGCCCCGAATGACCGTGTCGCCTCTGGTGACGACCATCTCGTCGTCCCGGAAGATGGCGGCAAACGTGAGCGAATCGTAGCAGTCGGCCTCGCTGACGGTCCGGTCCGCGATCGGGCTGTTCGTCGGAATGTCGAACTCGGCCATGCGGACGAGGCCGCCGGCGAACGTGTCCACGTCGTGTGCGCTCGGGAGGCCGGAAATCCGGAAGATCGCCTGCGCGGTCAGCAGGTCCGTACAGACCATGAAGTCGACGCCGAAGGCTCCCTGTGACCCCTGCCACGTCTCGAGCAGCGTGCGGCGGCGGACCCGCGCGATGGTAAACACCTCGCTCGTCGCCTTCGCCGCGCCGCAGACGACCGCGTTCGTCTCGTCGTTGTCCGTACAGGCGATGACGAGATCCGCTTGCTTGAGGCCGGCCTCGCGCAGCGTCTCGAGGTCAGTTCCGTCGCCGCGGATCGTGAGCACGTCCAGCGAGTAGGTGAGTTCTTCGACGAGATCGGCATCCTGATCGATGACGGCCACGTTGTGGCCGTCCTCCAGATTGGCGGCGATCGACCGGCCGACCTCGCCGGCTCCGACGATGATTACGTACACGACGATCCCTCCGGAAGCATGATAGTGGCAACCGGTTTCGGAGCGATCGGCAAATGGATTGCGGTGTTCGAAGGATCCGGACAGGTTCCCGCTGAGGTGCCGTAAACCGACGATACGGGCGGCGTCACGGGTGACGAGCTAACCCACTGCGTTTTTAACACCCGGGCGTGTATGTGCCAGTAGCGAAACCCGCGGGCAAGTGCGT from Natrinema versiforme includes these protein-coding regions:
- a CDS encoding TrkH family potassium uptake protein; translated protein: MRLRTDWRASLALVGTVLKYLSVPLVIPLVVALIYGEPVFPFVATIALTIAVGYGLERLSPGPDLQVREAMLFVAISWLAVAIVGAVPYVLAGWGTESTLAHPVNALFESMSGFTTTGATVLGEISLERHSHAVMMWRQLTQWLGGMGIIVLMVAILPEIAVSGAQLVESEAPGPELQKLTPRIAETARILWLVYFAFTIVYMAILYGLHLAGMAPEMNLYNAVAHGFTTLPTGGFSPEADSVAAFSAIVQWTAIPFMIIAGTNFALFWHVFSGEGHRFVRNSEFRAYIGAIGALTVLLAGILYTGAAPALGDLGGVTDGVLENSLRQSAFQIASLLTSTGYATSDFVDWSSTGKIVLLFAMLVGGCAGSTGGGVKVVRWLIVFKVLRRELFTASHPEVVRPIRLAGNVVDEDAIRGVLGFTFMYLLIFAIATLLIALDASRVAAIDNITPLEAFSASLATIGNIGPGFGFLGPFGSYLDFPIPSKLLMIFLMWIGRLEIIPVLVMFTGGFWTR
- a CDS encoding TrkA family potassium uptake protein yields the protein MYIVIVGAGDIGMPLIDIATRSGNEVVVIENDPERADRVASEYDCLVLNDDATAHDALLDAGIEKADALISTTDRDPTNIMVCLLGQEHEVPTIVSVVHDPEHMNVFRQIGVNTMENPQELIAEYLYRAVARPAIVDYMQIGEQAEVFEIRVTENAPIAGKTLIEAADEDLLSEDVLIVAIERDGQDQPITPRGETTVQAGDLLTVYSAFGADPELTDVFGHPEDRLR
- the trkA gene encoding Trk system potassium transporter TrkA — its product is MYVIIVGAGEVGRSIAANLEDGHNVAVIDQDADLVEELTYSLDVLTIRGDGTDLETLREAGLKQADLVIACTDNDETNAVVCGAAKATSEVFTIARVRRRTLLETWQGSQGAFGVDFMVCTDLLTAQAIFRISGLPSAHDVDTFAGGLVRMAEFDIPTNSPIADRTVSEADCYDSLTFAAIFRDDEMVVTRGDTVIRGGDRVVVIGSPESINEFADEVARTPDEAEEVVIVGASEVGFQTAREFEDHGFRPRLIERDPERAREVAEALPNTMVMESDATNSEFLAREHVGEADVVIAALDSDEKNLLVSLLADRLGVDRTVAIIENPEYADLFETVGIDVAINPREETAEEIVRFTRTDNTEKVAMLEHDLAEVIEIEIGEESVLVGRNIAAATNDLPDGVVIGAISRGGEHITPRGSTVVQPGDHVIVFVDAAALDEVVELI
- a CDS encoding isopentenyl phosphate kinase → MIVLKLGGSVITEKGRPETLDSAALERAADAVAAAIDAGLEDLVIVHGGGSFGHHNASEHGVSTTDGTHDASAALDIHGAMKTLNQFVLGRLLERDVDAVPVHPFSAAHRDRAGDLDLPTGQVETMLGEGFVPVLHGDVIAHAGAGATVISGDELVAALARDLGADRVGLCSTVPGVLDGDDAVIGRIGDFETVADVLGASDATDVTGGMAGKVRTLLELEAAASIFGLEALASFLEGENPGTTID
- a CDS encoding TrkH family potassium uptake protein, with the translated sequence MNEAVETIGRDLGRMFQALAGLLFVSILIPIVWGEYYAIPALLVSGLIPFAIGYALSSRFRKATKPGKLHGMIIAALGWFCVAIFGSLPFVLIAWTVEFAPPILGEPSQTSTLAAFTNPLNALFESMSGFTGTGLTMTDNEEVLPRTLQWWRSFIEWVGGVGVIVLTTAILARPGSGSLTLYESEARSERIHPSIVSTVQTIWWIFILFTFVSILLLWVVGMPIWGAINHGMTGLATGGFSITDNSIATYDSAAIDFALLPIMLLGSIAFPVHYLILRGDLRNLYADLQTRWVFIYMGIGTALLTALVYVGDTYDSLFTAFRYGSFQFISAATCAGFQTAVDATNVALGRWPTQAQLTVSFGMLIGGAAGSTVGGIKLIRALTLLKGIRFRISDVFYPETAVRRLRINGRRLNEQEMRQEFEEAAIITALWLIFLGIGTFVLLLLLPQGEYTLENVLFEVASAQGNVGLSAGITGPESLPTLGKIMFLFNMWIGRLEIIPVLVLLRAGFRRGGLY